One genomic segment of Mycolicibacterium gilvum includes these proteins:
- a CDS encoding ArsR/SmtB family transcription factor, which yields MPHRSPAEQQRPLYEIKANLFKALAHPARIRVLEILATADDPVSVSDMLADTGFEATLLSQHLAVLKKHQVVTARRVGNSVFYELAHPLVSELLVIARTFLADTLAGRRDQLRSIKALPPLPGRA from the coding sequence CAGCGACCGCTCTACGAGATCAAGGCCAACCTGTTCAAGGCGCTCGCCCACCCCGCCCGCATCCGCGTGCTCGAGATCCTCGCCACCGCCGATGATCCCGTCTCGGTCAGCGACATGCTCGCCGACACCGGTTTCGAAGCCACGCTGCTGTCGCAACACCTCGCCGTCCTGAAAAAGCACCAAGTGGTGACCGCACGCCGCGTCGGCAACTCCGTGTTCTACGAACTGGCCCACCCTCTGGTCTCCGAACTCCTGGTGATCGCCCGCACGTTCCTGGCCGACACGCTCGCCGGCCGGCGCGATCAGCTCAGGTCGATCAAGGCACTGCCCCCGCTGCCGGGGCGGGCATGA